Proteins found in one Chlamydia pneumoniae TW-183 genomic segment:
- a CDS encoding Na(+)-translocating NADH-quinone reductase subunit A, which produces MKITVNRGLDLSLQGSPKESGFYNKIDPEFVSIDLRPFQPLSLKLKVEQGDAVCSGAPIAEYKHFPNTYITSHVSGVVTAIRRGNKRSLLDVIIKKTPGPTSTEYTYDLQTLSRSDLSEIFKENGLFALIKQRPFDIPAIPTQTPRDVFINLADNRPFTPSPEKHLALFSSREEGFYVFVVGVRAIAKLFGLRPHIVFRDRLTLPTQELKTIAHLHTVSGPFPSGSPSIHIHSVAPITNEKEVVFTLSFQDVLTIGHLFLKGRILHEQVTALAGTALKSSLRRYVITTKGASFSSLINLNDISDNDTLISGDPLTGRLCKKEEEPFLGFRDHSISVLHNPTKRELFSFLRIGFNKPTFTKTYLSGFFKKKRTYTNPDTNLHGETRPIIDTDIYDKVMPMRIPVVPLIKAVITKNFDLANELGFLEVCGEDFALPTLIDPSKTEMLTIVKESLIEYAKESGILTPHQD; this is translated from the coding sequence ATGAAAATTACAGTCAATCGGGGTTTAGATTTATCCTTACAAGGGTCTCCCAAAGAATCTGGTTTCTATAACAAAATCGATCCAGAATTCGTATCTATAGACTTAAGGCCATTCCAACCTTTATCTCTTAAACTTAAGGTAGAGCAAGGAGATGCGGTCTGTTCAGGAGCTCCTATAGCAGAATACAAGCACTTTCCTAACACCTACATTACCTCTCACGTTTCAGGAGTAGTTACCGCTATACGACGTGGAAATAAACGTTCTCTTTTAGATGTCATCATTAAGAAAACTCCTGGTCCTACATCTACAGAATATACGTATGATCTCCAAACTCTCTCACGTTCAGATCTTTCCGAAATCTTTAAGGAAAATGGGCTCTTTGCATTAATCAAACAACGTCCTTTTGATATTCCCGCAATTCCAACACAAACTCCGAGAGATGTTTTCATCAATTTAGCTGACAATCGTCCTTTTACTCCAAGCCCAGAAAAACATCTGGCTCTCTTTTCCTCTAGAGAAGAAGGATTTTATGTATTTGTGGTAGGAGTTCGAGCTATAGCTAAACTTTTTGGACTCCGTCCTCATATAGTTTTCAGAGATCGTTTAACTCTACCTACGCAAGAACTAAAGACAATTGCTCACCTTCATACCGTTTCGGGACCATTCCCCTCTGGATCTCCATCGATACATATTCACAGCGTAGCCCCTATTACCAATGAGAAAGAAGTGGTATTCACACTGTCATTTCAAGATGTCCTTACTATTGGCCATCTTTTCTTAAAGGGAAGAATTCTGCACGAGCAAGTCACAGCACTTGCTGGTACTGCACTAAAAAGTTCTCTAAGACGCTATGTGATTACTACAAAAGGAGCTAGCTTCTCTAGTTTAATCAATCTTAATGACATCTCGGATAACGATACATTAATTAGCGGAGATCCCTTAACAGGAAGGCTATGCAAAAAGGAAGAGGAACCCTTTTTAGGATTTCGAGACCATTCAATTTCAGTCTTACACAACCCAACAAAACGGGAGTTGTTTAGCTTTTTAAGAATTGGGTTTAACAAACCGACATTTACAAAAACCTATCTCTCAGGATTTTTCAAGAAAAAGCGTACCTATACGAATCCAGATACTAACCTCCACGGAGAAACTCGGCCGATTATTGATACTGACATCTATGATAAAGTTATGCCGATGAGAATTCCTGTAGTTCCTCTGATTAAAGCTGTAATTACTAAAAATTTTGATTTAGCTAATGAACTAGGGTTTTTAGAGGTTTGTGGTGAAGATTTCGCCTTACCCACTCTTATAGATCCATCTAAAACAGAAATGCTTACCATAGTCAAGGAATCCTTAATAGAGTACGCCAAGGAATCAGGGATCCTAACTCCCCATCAAGATTGA
- the hemB gene encoding porphobilinogen synthase — MSSLTLSRRPRRNRKTAAIRDLLAETHLSPKDLIAPFFVKYGNNIKEEIPSLPGVFRWSLDLLLKEIERLCTYGLRAVMLFPIIPDDLKDAYGSYSSNPKNILCHSIHEIKNAFPHLCLISDIALDPYTTHGHDGIFLNGEVLNDESVRIFGNIATLHAEMGADIVAPSDMMDGRIGYIRSKLDQSGYSKTSIMSYSVKYASCLYSPFRDALSSHVTSGDKKQYQMNPKNVLEALLESSLDEEEGADILMVKPAGLYLDVIYRIRQNTCLPLAAYQVSGEYAMILSAFQQGWLDKETLFHESLIAIKRAGADMIISYSAPFILELLHQGFEF, encoded by the coding sequence ATGAGTTCTTTAACACTAAGTAGACGTCCTAGAAGAAACCGAAAGACAGCAGCTATAAGAGATTTGTTGGCCGAAACTCACTTAAGCCCAAAAGATCTCATAGCACCATTCTTTGTGAAGTATGGAAATAACATAAAGGAAGAGATCCCGAGTCTTCCTGGAGTGTTCCGATGGAGTTTGGATTTGCTATTAAAGGAAATAGAGCGTTTGTGTACCTACGGGTTACGAGCTGTAATGCTGTTTCCCATTATTCCTGATGATCTTAAAGATGCTTACGGTTCTTACTCCTCAAATCCTAAAAACATCTTATGTCATAGCATTCATGAAATAAAAAACGCATTTCCTCACCTATGTCTGATTAGTGATATAGCTTTAGATCCTTATACGACACACGGTCATGATGGGATTTTCCTTAATGGAGAGGTCCTTAATGATGAAAGTGTTAGAATTTTTGGAAATATTGCAACTTTACATGCTGAAATGGGAGCGGATATCGTAGCTCCGAGTGATATGATGGATGGAAGGATTGGCTACATTCGCTCTAAGTTAGACCAGTCTGGCTACTCAAAGACCTCTATAATGTCTTATAGTGTAAAGTACGCTTCTTGTTTGTATTCTCCTTTTCGTGATGCGCTGAGTTCTCACGTAACTTCAGGAGATAAAAAACAGTATCAGATGAACCCTAAAAACGTATTAGAGGCATTGCTTGAATCTTCTTTAGACGAGGAGGAGGGAGCAGATATCTTAATGGTGAAGCCTGCAGGACTCTATCTTGATGTGATCTATCGGATTCGACAAAATACCTGTTTGCCTCTAGCTGCGTATCAGGTCAGTGGGGAATACGCTATGATCTTATCAGCCTTTCAACAAGGTTGGTTAGATAAAGAAACACTATTTCATGAGTCTTTGATAGCAATCAAGAGAGCTGGCGCAGATATGATTATTAGTTACTCCGCTCCTTTTATTTTGGAATTACTGCATCAGGGATTTGAATTTTAA
- a CDS encoding FAD-dependent thymidylate synthase, translating into MLGKEEEFTCKQKQCLSHFVTNLTSDVFALKNLPEVVKGALFSKYSRSVLGLRALLLKEFLSNEEDGDVCDEAYDFETDVQKAADFYQRVLDNFGDDSVGELGGAHLAMENVSILAAKVLEDARIGGSPLEKSTRYVYFDQKVRGEYLYYRDPILMTSAFKDMFLGTCDFLFDTYSALIPQVRAYFEKLYPKDSKTPASAYATSLRAKVLDCIRGLLPAATLTNLGFFGNGRFWQNLIHKLQGHNLAELRRLGDESLTELMKVIPSFVSRAEPHHHHHQAMMQYRRALKEQLKGLAEQATFSEEMSSSPSVQLVYGDPDGIYKVAAGFLFPYSNRSLTDLIDYCKKMPHEDLVQILESSVSARENRRHKSPRGLECVEFGFDILADFGAYRDLQRHRTLTQERQLLSTHHGYNFPVELLDTPMEKSYREAMERANETYNEIVQEFPEEAQYMVPMAYNIRWFFHVNARALQWICELRSQPQGHQNYRTIATGLVREVVKFNPMYELFFKFVDYSDIDLGRLNQEMRKEPTT; encoded by the coding sequence ATGTTGGGCAAAGAAGAAGAGTTTACGTGTAAACAAAAGCAGTGTTTGTCACATTTTGTTACCAATCTGACGTCCGATGTATTTGCTTTAAAAAATCTTCCAGAAGTCGTTAAGGGAGCTTTATTTTCTAAATACTCCCGTTCAGTTTTAGGTTTGCGAGCACTTTTGTTAAAAGAATTTCTATCTAATGAAGAGGATGGAGATGTTTGTGACGAAGCCTATGACTTCGAAACCGATGTACAGAAAGCTGCGGACTTTTACCAAAGGGTTCTTGATAATTTTGGGGATGATTCTGTAGGAGAGCTTGGCGGAGCCCACCTGGCTATGGAAAATGTCTCTATTTTGGCTGCTAAAGTTTTAGAGGATGCTCGAATTGGCGGATCCCCGCTAGAAAAGTCCACAAGATACGTCTATTTCGATCAAAAGGTACGGGGGGAGTATTTATATTACCGAGACCCTATTTTGATGACTTCGGCCTTTAAAGACATGTTTTTGGGTACTTGTGATTTTTTATTCGATACCTATTCTGCTTTAATCCCTCAAGTTCGTGCCTATTTTGAAAAACTGTATCCTAAAGATTCTAAAACACCCGCATCTGCCTATGCCACATCATTACGAGCTAAAGTTTTAGATTGTATACGGGGACTTCTTCCTGCGGCAACTTTGACAAATCTAGGATTTTTCGGTAACGGTAGGTTTTGGCAAAATCTGATTCACAAGTTACAAGGTCATAACCTTGCAGAGTTGCGACGTTTAGGAGATGAATCCCTAACAGAGCTTATGAAAGTTATTCCTTCATTTGTAAGTAGAGCCGAGCCTCATCATCACCATCATCAAGCTATGATGCAATATCGAAGAGCTTTAAAAGAGCAGCTCAAGGGACTTGCTGAACAAGCAACATTTAGTGAGGAGATGTCTTCTTCACCGAGTGTTCAGTTGGTATACGGAGACCCTGATGGCATTTATAAAGTAGCTGCTGGATTTCTTTTTCCTTATTCAAATCGTTCTCTTACAGATCTCATAGACTATTGTAAAAAAATGCCTCATGAAGATCTTGTACAGATTTTAGAGAGCAGTGTTTCTGCAAGAGAAAACCGCCGGCATAAGTCTCCTCGTGGTTTAGAATGCGTAGAATTTGGCTTTGATATACTTGCTGATTTCGGTGCATACCGCGATTTGCAACGACATCGGACGCTGACTCAAGAACGACAGTTACTCTCTACACATCATGGATACAATTTTCCTGTGGAGCTTCTAGATACTCCTATGGAAAAATCTTATCGAGAAGCTATGGAGAGGGCGAATGAAACCTATAATGAGATTGTTCAGGAGTTCCCTGAGGAAGCTCAGTATATGGTTCCCATGGCTTACAATATACGTTGGTTTTTCCATGTAAATGCTCGGGCTTTGCAATGGATTTGTGAGTTACGCTCACAGCCTCAAGGTCATCAAAATTACCGCACTATAGCTACAGGTTTAGTGCGAGAGGTTGTCAAGTTCAATCCTATGTACGAATTATTTTTCAAATTTGTAGATTATTCTGACATAGATTTAGGACGGTTAAATCAGGAAATGCGAAAAGAACCAACGACCTAA
- a CDS encoding polyprenyl synthetase family protein, with product MLHALDTYRPSIESAIEKALEGFGPIGHPIRSPVEYALQGGGKRLRPGLVCMMAQGLGLNHDVMDSALAVEFVHTSTLIADDLPCMDNDDERRGRPTVHKAFDEATALLASYALIPAAYSHLRLNAKKLKEQGCDPREIDIAYNIIGDITDKNIGCSGVLGGQYDDMFFSNRGQEHVQSIMIKKTGSLFEIACISGWLFGGGDPQFAPIITSFSNNFGLLFQIKDDFSDLQKDSQQIGLNYALLFGEKAALELLARSQNNCLELLDRLSAGGLKNSSEFETIISSLGSF from the coding sequence GTGTTACATGCTTTAGATACGTATCGACCTTCTATAGAAAGTGCTATAGAAAAGGCTTTGGAAGGATTTGGTCCTATAGGTCACCCGATTCGCTCTCCTGTAGAATACGCTTTACAGGGCGGTGGAAAGCGTTTAAGACCTGGTTTAGTCTGCATGATGGCTCAAGGTTTGGGCTTAAATCATGACGTTATGGACTCAGCTTTAGCTGTAGAGTTTGTCCACACTTCCACCCTAATTGCGGACGATCTTCCTTGCATGGACAACGACGATGAGCGTAGGGGACGCCCGACGGTACATAAAGCTTTCGATGAAGCAACCGCCTTACTCGCATCTTACGCCCTAATTCCTGCTGCTTACTCCCACCTTCGCTTAAACGCAAAGAAGTTAAAAGAACAGGGCTGTGATCCTAGAGAAATAGATATCGCTTACAACATTATCGGAGATATTACAGACAAAAATATTGGATGTTCTGGGGTATTAGGAGGGCAGTATGATGATATGTTCTTTTCTAACCGAGGTCAAGAACACGTACAATCTATTATGATCAAAAAAACGGGTTCTCTATTTGAGATTGCATGTATTTCTGGTTGGTTATTTGGTGGCGGAGACCCACAATTTGCACCTATAATTACAAGTTTCTCAAATAATTTTGGCTTACTTTTTCAAATAAAAGATGATTTTTCAGATTTACAAAAAGACTCCCAACAAATTGGGCTAAATTATGCTTTACTATTTGGAGAAAAGGCCGCTCTAGAGCTATTAGCAAGATCTCAAAACAATTGCTTAGAGCTCTTGGATCGTCTCAGTGCTGGTGGATTAAAGAATAGTTCTGAATTCGAAACGATTATCTCGAGTTTAGGATCTTTTTAA
- a CDS encoding UDP-GlcNAc pyrophosphorylase, translating into MTYLASSIFSPEDFLYPEIISKAHYTWDILDLMDQMLENHVFSGIHGTVESGVTLKNIEKIEIAEDAYVESGAYIVGPCILGSQTEVRHGAYLRGNVITGSRCVVGHCTEIKNSYLGHHTKAAHFAYLGDSVLSSEVNLGAGVRCANFRLDGRNIYVRSTSDKSKKIDTGRRKLGAFLGKGVAIGCNVVINPGQHILPHTRIRPGQVI; encoded by the coding sequence ATGACTTATCTAGCCTCGTCTATATTTTCTCCTGAGGACTTTCTCTATCCTGAGATAATCTCCAAAGCTCACTATACCTGGGATATTCTTGATTTAATGGATCAGATGCTGGAAAACCACGTGTTTTCTGGGATTCATGGTACTGTAGAGTCTGGTGTAACTTTAAAAAATATAGAAAAGATTGAGATTGCTGAAGATGCCTACGTAGAGTCTGGGGCTTACATTGTAGGACCATGCATTCTTGGCTCACAAACAGAAGTTCGTCATGGGGCCTATCTGCGAGGCAATGTCATCACAGGCAGTCGCTGTGTTGTGGGTCACTGTACTGAAATCAAGAATAGCTATTTAGGTCATCATACGAAAGCCGCTCACTTTGCTTACCTCGGAGATTCTGTGTTAAGTTCAGAAGTCAATCTAGGTGCTGGAGTACGTTGTGCTAATTTCCGTCTAGATGGAAGGAACATCTATGTTCGTTCTACCTCAGATAAATCAAAAAAAATCGATACAGGGCGTCGTAAACTTGGTGCCTTTTTAGGAAAAGGGGTTGCTATAGGATGCAATGTTGTCATCAATCCAGGCCAACATATTCTCCCTCATACTAGAATTCGTCCTGGTCAAGTCATTTAA
- a CDS encoding winged helix-turn-helix transcriptional regulator translates to MIGDKIILFVTEDLSLSSQLKDLASQRSDYQILVSPVFPTSFESVAIFCEYLLLPEQIFSPGIFPEEDLIVLFDTFQEEAITKVLNQGATGYLLRPITAKVLDAVIRAFLRQHEVLEHSIPDTMTFGDHTFRVLNLVIESPEGSVYLTPSEAGILKKLLINRGHLCLRKNLLAEIKGNTKEIIARNVDVHIASLRKKLGPYGSKIVTIRGVGYLFSDDDSIPLQNHDNTAHPNEE, encoded by the coding sequence ATGATCGGTGATAAAATCATATTGTTTGTTACTGAGGATCTCAGTTTATCTTCGCAATTAAAAGACTTGGCATCACAAAGATCTGATTACCAAATACTCGTATCTCCGGTGTTTCCGACATCTTTTGAATCTGTTGCTATATTTTGTGAATACCTATTGCTACCTGAGCAAATTTTCTCTCCTGGGATCTTTCCAGAAGAAGATTTAATTGTTCTATTCGATACATTTCAAGAAGAGGCGATCACAAAGGTGTTAAATCAAGGAGCAACAGGGTATCTTCTCCGTCCTATTACAGCGAAAGTATTAGATGCCGTGATCAGAGCTTTCCTACGCCAACACGAAGTTCTAGAGCATAGCATTCCAGATACAATGACTTTTGGAGATCATACATTCCGAGTCTTGAATCTCGTGATAGAATCTCCAGAAGGAAGCGTATACCTTACCCCTTCTGAAGCAGGTATTCTTAAAAAACTCCTTATCAACCGTGGACACCTATGTCTCCGAAAGAATCTTTTAGCAGAGATTAAAGGAAATACTAAAGAAATCATTGCTCGCAACGTGGATGTCCATATTGCTTCTTTAAGAAAAAAATTAGGTCCCTACGGATCTAAAATTGTAACGATTCGTGGTGTAGGCTATCTATTTTCAGATGATGACAGTATTCCTCTCCAGAATCATGACAATACAGCGCATCCAAACGAAGAGTAA